In the Tissierellales bacterium genome, one interval contains:
- the rpoC gene encoding DNA-directed RNA polymerase subunit beta' produces the protein MLELNNFDAIKIGLASPEKIRSWSYGEVKKPETINYRTLKPEKDGLFCERIFGPTKDWECHCGKYKRVRYKGVICDRCGVEVTKAKVRRERMGHIELAAPVSHIWYFKGIPSRMGLLLDMSPRSLEKVLYFASYIVTDAGDTPLMEKQILTENEFNDAYETYGTRFRAEMGAEAVKALLEKIDLEQESRQLQKDLEDSSGQKKIRIVRRLEVIEAFRTSGNNPSWMILDAIPVIPPDLRPMVQLDGGRFATSDLNDLYRRVINRNNRLKRLLDLGAPNIIVRNEKRMLQEAVDALIDNGRRGKPVTGPGNRPLKSLSDMLKGKQGRFRQNLLGKRVDYSGRSVIVVGPELKFYQCGLPKKMALELFKPFVMRKLVEEGHAHNIKSAKRMVAKAKEIVWGILEEVIKGHTVLLNRAPTLHRLGIQAFEPIIVEGKAIKLHPLVCTAYNADFDGDQMAVHLPLSSEAQAEARFMLLSVNNILAPKDGKPITTPSQDMVLGSYYLTLDVPSDKGNGMAFKDYDEMFLAYQNNIVDFHSMVKVRCKLNDEDPGQIVENTVGRFIFNQGIPQDLGFVDRSKDAYALEVDCVVDKKMLGKIIDKCFRRHGNTVTAMLLDYLKSTGYHYSTLAALTIAISDIIVPDAKKDLMKKADELVNKYEKAFRRGLISDEERYTRVIEIWGQTTEDVADALMDSLEELNNVNIMAKSGARGSRNQIKQLAAMRGLMANASGKTVEIPVRSNFREGLSVLEFFISSHGARKGLADTALRTADSGYLTRRLVDVSQEVIVREDDCGSDRFITVRAFKDGKEEIENLFERIDGRFAFEDIVHPETGDVIVERNGYITEIKAQEIVDAGIEEVKVRSVLTCKAKQGVCAKCYGRNLATGGIVDVGEAVGVIAAQSIGEPGTQLTMRTFHTGGVAGGDITQGLPRVEELFEARKPKGLAVITEIAGIVSMSEGKKKEAIVTGQDGTSESYTIPYGARVRVKDGDYLEAGDEITDGSVNPHDILRIKGVTGVQIYIVKEVQRVYRMQGVDINDKHIEVIVRQMLDKVKIDDAGDTGLLPGSLVDLLSFEAANEKMEDEGLIPAIGERTLLGITKASLATNSFLSAASFQETTRVLTEAAIKGKVDNLVGLKENVLIGKLIPAGTGLSRYKNIAVESKIINEEIVDSFSAE, from the coding sequence TTGTTAGAACTAAATAACTTTGATGCAATAAAAATTGGATTAGCTTCTCCAGAAAAAATACGTTCGTGGTCTTACGGAGAGGTTAAAAAGCCAGAAACTATTAACTATAGAACATTGAAGCCAGAGAAAGATGGTCTTTTTTGCGAAAGAATTTTTGGACCAACTAAAGATTGGGAATGTCACTGTGGTAAATATAAAAGAGTTAGATACAAAGGTGTAATTTGTGATCGTTGTGGAGTTGAAGTTACAAAAGCAAAAGTAAGAAGAGAGAGAATGGGTCATATAGAATTGGCTGCACCAGTATCTCATATTTGGTATTTTAAAGGAATACCAAGTAGAATGGGACTTTTGTTAGATATGTCACCTCGTTCACTAGAAAAAGTATTGTATTTTGCATCGTATATAGTTACAGATGCAGGAGATACTCCTTTAATGGAGAAACAAATACTTACAGAAAATGAATTTAATGATGCTTATGAAACATATGGTACTAGATTTAGAGCAGAGATGGGTGCCGAAGCAGTTAAAGCGCTTTTAGAGAAAATAGATTTAGAGCAAGAATCTAGACAATTACAAAAAGATTTAGAGGATAGCTCAGGTCAAAAGAAAATTAGAATAGTTAGAAGACTTGAAGTTATAGAAGCATTTAGAACTTCAGGTAATAATCCATCGTGGATGATTTTAGATGCAATTCCAGTAATACCACCAGATTTAAGACCAATGGTACAATTAGATGGTGGTAGGTTTGCGACTTCTGACTTGAATGATTTATATAGAAGAGTTATAAATAGAAATAATAGATTGAAGAGACTTTTAGATTTAGGAGCTCCTAATATCATTGTAAGAAATGAAAAGCGTATGCTTCAAGAAGCAGTAGATGCTCTTATAGACAATGGTAGACGAGGAAAACCAGTTACTGGACCAGGAAATAGACCTCTTAAATCACTTTCAGATATGCTTAAAGGAAAGCAAGGTCGTTTCAGACAGAACCTTCTTGGAAAGCGTGTTGACTATTCTGGTCGTTCTGTAATCGTTGTTGGACCAGAACTTAAATTCTATCAATGTGGTTTACCTAAAAAGATGGCACTTGAATTGTTCAAGCCTTTTGTTATGCGTAAACTTGTTGAAGAAGGACATGCTCACAATATTAAGAGTGCTAAGAGAATGGTAGCAAAGGCGAAAGAAATAGTATGGGGCATACTTGAAGAAGTAATTAAGGGCCATACTGTACTTCTTAACCGTGCGCCGACGCTTCATAGACTTGGTATACAAGCTTTCGAACCAATCATAGTAGAGGGTAAAGCTATAAAACTACATCCACTAGTTTGTACTGCGTATAATGCAGACTTTGATGGTGACCAGATGGCGGTCCATTTACCATTATCATCAGAGGCACAGGCTGAAGCTAGATTTATGTTACTATCAGTAAACAATATATTGGCACCTAAGGATGGAAAGCCTATTACTACGCCTTCACAGGATATGGTTCTTGGAAGTTACTATTTAACATTAGATGTTCCAAGTGATAAAGGTAATGGAATGGCATTTAAAGATTATGATGAAATGTTCTTAGCATATCAAAATAACATTGTAGATTTCCATTCAATGGTTAAGGTTAGATGCAAGTTAAATGATGAAGATCCAGGTCAAATTGTCGAGAATACCGTTGGAAGATTTATATTCAACCAAGGAATTCCTCAAGATTTAGGATTTGTTGATAGAAGTAAAGATGCGTATGCATTAGAAGTTGACTGTGTTGTAGATAAAAAAATGCTGGGTAAAATTATTGACAAGTGCTTTAGAAGACATGGAAATACAGTTACAGCAATGCTTCTAGACTATTTGAAATCAACAGGATATCACTATTCTACATTAGCTGCACTTACCATAGCTATCAGTGATATCATAGTTCCAGATGCTAAAAAAGATCTTATGAAAAAAGCAGATGAACTTGTAAATAAATATGAAAAAGCATTCCGTAGAGGTCTTATCTCTGATGAAGAAAGATATACTAGAGTTATAGAAATTTGGGGACAGACAACAGAGGATGTTGCCGATGCTCTTATGGATAGCTTGGAAGAGCTTAATAACGTAAATATCATGGCGAAGTCTGGAGCCCGTGGTAGTAGAAATCAGATTAAACAGCTTGCTGCGATGCGTGGACTTATGGCAAATGCATCTGGTAAAACTGTTGAAATTCCAGTTCGTTCTAATTTCCGTGAAGGATTATCAGTACTTGAGTTCTTTATATCTTCTCATGGTGCTCGTAAAGGACTTGCCGATACAGCACTTCGTACTGCTGACTCGGGATACTTAACTAGACGTTTAGTTGATGTCAGTCAAGAAGTAATTGTTAGAGAAGATGACTGTGGTTCAGATAGATTTATAACAGTTAGAGCGTTCAAAGATGGAAAAGAAGAAATAGAAAATTTATTTGAAAGAATTGATGGTCGTTTTGCATTTGAAGACATAGTGCATCCAGAAACAGGAGATGTTATAGTTGAGCGAAATGGTTATATAACTGAAATTAAGGCTCAAGAGATAGTTGATGCTGGAATTGAAGAAGTTAAGGTAAGATCAGTTCTTACATGTAAAGCTAAGCAGGGAGTTTGTGCTAAGTGCTATGGTCGAAACTTAGCTACTGGTGGAATCGTTGATGTTGGAGAAGCGGTAGGAGTTATCGCAGCACAGTCAATCGGAGAGCCGGGTACTCAGCTTACAATGAGAACGTTCCATACCGGCGGTGTTGCTGGTGGAGACATCACTCAAGGTTTGCCAAGGGTTGAGGAGCTTTTTGAAGCTCGTAAGCCTAAAGGTCTTGCTGTTATTACGGAAATAGCAGGTATTGTATCTATGAGTGAAGGCAAGAAGAAAGAAGCAATTGTTACAGGTCAAGATGGTACTTCGGAATCTTATACTATTCCTTATGGAGCTCGTGTAAGAGTTAAAGATGGCGATTATCTTGAAGCTGGAGATGAAATTACAGATGGTTCTGTAAATCCACATGATATCCTTAGAATCAAGGGTGTTACTGGAGTACAGATATATATAGTTAAAGAAGTTCAGCGTGTTTACCGTATGCAGGGTGTTGATATCAACGATAAACATATTGAAGTTATCGTTCGTCAGATGTTGGATAAGGTAAAAATTGATGATGCTGGAGATACTGGATTATTACCAGGAAGTTTAGTTGATTTATTAAGTTTTGAAGCTGCAAATGAGAAGATGGAAGATGAAGGCTTAATTCCAGCAATTGGAGAGAGAACATTGTTAGGTATAACTAAGGCATCTCTTGCTACTAATTCATTCCTTTCAGCTGCATCATTCCAGGAAACAACTAGAGTGTTGACTGAGGCTGCAATTAAGGGTAAAGTTGATAATTTAGTTGGACTTAAGGAAAATGTATTGATTGGTAAATTAATACCAGCAGGTACAGGATTAAGCAGATACAAAAATATAGCTGTTGAATCAAAAATAATTAATGAAGAAATAGTTGACAGCTTTAGTGCTGAGTGA
- a CDS encoding ribosomal L7Ae/L30e/S12e/Gadd45 family protein, whose protein sequence is MKAKEIVVGARQVRRALLKDEVESVWIAKNANYHIIKGIIELCESKGIKIKQVEKMSKLGKMFEIDVNATSVAILKTQQILEGGGDSANY, encoded by the coding sequence ATGAAAGCTAAAGAAATTGTAGTTGGAGCAAGACAAGTTAGAAGGGCTTTGTTGAAAGATGAGGTCGAAAGTGTTTGGATTGCGAAGAATGCGAATTACCACATAATTAAAGGGATCATTGAATTATGTGAGAGCAAAGGCATTAAAATCAAGCAAGTTGAAAAAATGTCTAAGCTCGGAAAAATGTTTGAAATTGATGTCAATGCGACATCAGTTGCTATATTAAAAACACAGCAAATTTTGGAAGGAGGTGGCGATAGTGCCAACTATTAA
- the rpsL gene encoding 30S ribosomal protein S12: MPTINQLIRKGRKSKTTKSNSRHMNYGFNSLKKAATLTYSPQKRGVCTSVKTVTPKKPNSALRKVARVRLTNGEEVTAYIPGIGHNLQEHSVVLIRGGRVKDLPGVRYHVIRGVLDTAGVENRNQARSKYGTKKPKKK, translated from the coding sequence GTGCCAACTATTAATCAATTGATTAGAAAAGGAAGAAAGTCAAAAACAACAAAGTCTAATTCAAGACATATGAACTATGGTTTCAACTCTTTGAAAAAGGCTGCGACTTTGACTTATTCACCACAAAAAAGAGGGGTTTGTACTTCTGTAAAAACTGTAACTCCTAAAAAACCTAACTCAGCCTTGAGAAAGGTAGCCAGAGTTAGACTTACAAATGGTGAGGAAGTAACTGCTTACATTCCAGGTATTGGACACAACTTACAAGAGCATAGTGTTGTTCTTATAAGAGGTGGTAGAGTAAAAGACTTACCAGGAGTTAGATATCACGTTATTCGTGGTGTATTAGATACAGCTGGTGTTGAAAATAGAAACCAAGCTCGTTCTAAATACGGAACTAAGAAACCTAAGAAAAAATAG
- the rpsG gene encoding 30S ribosomal protein S7, which translates to MPRKGNVPKREVMADPIYKDKVVTKLINNIMLDGKKGVAQKIVYGAFEIIAEQTGEDALEVFKKALDNIMPVLEVKARRVGGSTYQVPVEVRPNRRQTLGLRWLTTYSRARGERTMRERLARELMDAANDTGASVKKREDTHKMAEANKAFAHYRW; encoded by the coding sequence GTGCCAAGAAAAGGAAATGTACCAAAAAGAGAAGTTATGGCAGATCCTATTTATAAGGATAAGGTTGTAACTAAATTAATTAACAACATCATGTTAGATGGTAAAAAAGGTGTTGCTCAAAAAATTGTTTACGGAGCGTTTGAAATAATCGCAGAGCAAACAGGAGAAGATGCACTTGAAGTATTCAAGAAAGCGTTAGACAACATCATGCCAGTATTGGAAGTAAAAGCTAGACGTGTTGGTGGATCAACATATCAAGTTCCAGTTGAAGTTAGACCAAACAGAAGACAGACTTTAGGTTTGAGATGGTTAACTACTTATTCTAGAGCTAGAGGCGAGAGAACTATGAGAGAGAGACTTGCTAGAGAGCTTATGGATGCTGCGAACGATACAGGTGCTAGTGTTAAGAAAAGAGAAGACACTCACAAAATGGCTGAAGCTAACAAAGCGTTTGCACACTACAGATGGTAG